DNA from Misgurnus anguillicaudatus chromosome 13, ASM2758022v2, whole genome shotgun sequence:
TTTTTATTTTTGAGGTTGcttgcaaaatccatttggctcaaaaatcCGAGGGGGCAGCTGCCCCCTTAGTttcaatgggcatgacgcctctgatcACCAACACCGTTCATTTAAGGCAGCTGTGACACAAACCTTACATTGGTTAAGCACTTTACATTAAGTTTCTCAAGCACTATATATCTCTCTTCATCTCTGAACCTCAAAATACTGGTAAAGCTGAATTTATggagttttatttttatgtaatatcTCCAAACTGATCCAAGATCAGGCTTGTATATCACTCCCTAACGTGGGATGATAACTGGATGGTCAAGTTAAACCTACAGTTGTCATGTCAATCTTTATTGCTGTAAACTTTTTTCTAAAAACTGTGGCCAGTATATAATGTGTACATTAGAGATGCACTGATGTGAAAATTATCCACCGATCCTGTTAGCCGATTATTCTGGATATCTGCcaataccgatagtttggtgcttatattaaattgcattaactaaattctgaagattaaatattattcattcatataataaccattaatattgaacatcaaactagtgatgtttctttacattttctatacacagagctcaaaatctttgcattttcctgttctcttttgataaacaggatatatcggccatgactATCGGCTGATTTTAAACTATCAAGTCTGTTTTTCTGTCAAATCTACCACATGTGCAGCACATACAGAGAATTGAAATTGCATTATCTCACGCCCTAAGTGAACAAAGACAAcactacactgtaaacaatataacattaaacactaacaggagagtttttaaacaaattacaaataaatacagtCAATATTTATAGCTAAAAAAAGTCAAAAGTACAAGGCACATAACAGATAGAGTGTCAAAAAGTAACAGTGCAAAAATAATGTGTATGGTGCAAAGAGAAAATTACAGACTAAATTTACTTTGCAGTTTTATCGGCCGATAGTgtgaaaaatgactttttttaaacaataccGATTATTATTTGATTTAACGTTTCAGACCagctttttacagtgtagtattcAGTAAGTAGTAAGATTTCATTCCAATCATTGCTATTGTCCAAGTTTAGGGTTAAGTTTAGGGTTTTAGTTAaggtattaataataataatacatccCATGATAATAACTGTTTTATTGTTGTTGAATTGTATTTTTTCATCATCAGTGTGACTTTTAAGCACTTTAAACCAACAAAGTATGTTTATATCAGCCAAATTTTTCTAAAGATTTAACTGAAAAGATCTGAACTTTTCGAGGTACACTTAGTGTATTTTCACTGagatgtgtttatgttttatgaTGCTGCTATTTTGTATCAGTTTTAATAAGATTGAAATGATACGTTTTCTAAATGCACAGATCGTCACTCGAACAATTTTATGGTGAAATCAGCTAAAAGATCAACTTAATTATGGAAATGCATTACTGACAAAATTAAAGACCGCAAAATATTCAGGCCGATCTCACAGGATGTATTTTAGGaattggctaattcgtatgaattcgcACGAAATGAATCGTACAAAAAATGCACCATTATTAGaagtaaataataatgaaaccccacccctaatcTCAACATCACAGGGGCAAAAACGTACAAATGTGGTTGTACGAATAATACAATGGCCATCTCATAAAAATACCTACGAATTGCTATGCGACTTGAAATACTTCATAAACTAACTGGACTTTGCATGAAGACTAAGTcttatttttatgcaaatgtgtacatttacatattaattaaaatgatgaAAGGAAATGTGATTTTTGTTGTGTCTTACAACATGTGAAGTTTTGTACTCGTGTTTTTATAGAGCCAAAGTGTGTTTGTAAATGTCTTCTGCCCTCTGGTGTTGGTTAAataaatctgtgtgtgtgcgtgcgtgagtgaacatgtattttttattattaaaaataaagtaaacgCATAGACATTCAATGTCTACTCTGACACACAAATATGTTAATAAACAGaccatatatttaatatatttattcacAACTGCCATagtaaaagcatatttattttattctgtaCAGAGATACTATCACAATAAACAGAAACATCTTCAGCATTAACTCTGAACTCTGTGGGAATGTATTTGCATCTACTGTAAAATTGCATGTACGtggtatttatttttacttaaaggtgcattaaGCAATTTTTGTTTCACTGGTTAATATGACAATGGTCTtataggggtgtaacaatacatcaagtaaggaataattgacgacttATTGACgacgcttataccacggttaccaaaaacattggtgcttatttttaagacatttgacaagctAGGTGTGccgtttacagaaaaataattaacACCAATGGAACATTTCTTAGCCAATCAGCATTCagtaaagcattcaacagccctgtgttATAATTTACAGTAATATATAATTTACTATTTTTGTTCATTAAACCCCAATGTTCAAACCAAATCTCCACCTTTGGGTCTTTATACTATCAGTACACATAATGCCTCTGACAGACACATGTGTAGAGAAAAGACTTCAATGACATTAAACATCTGACATTCACTTGAGCTTCTGCTAAACAACACAGCTAACAAATTATGATGAAGATACTGTATCTCTCCTGGAGCATTCAAAATACTTTAAAacgtaaatatatatttatttaaatatatttagttcaaaaaagaaaaagcaaaTCTAATCAAACTGGAATCAGTGCTCTGGTGTGTCTGGGTTTTACATCTCCATTCATTTAAACATCCATCCAAACTCCCTCTGAAAAACTTTAGTTATGAAATTCACTATGACCTTGTTCAGTGTGGGTTTGTGTTATGGTTTAGTTATAACTGTCCTTGCGTAGAGCCGTCCGGTCTGATAAGCCATTGTGTTGGTCAGGGTTCTTGTACTGGAAACTGGTACCGTTCAGAGGTACAACAGTGCTTAACAATGAGCCCGGATAACAGCAACAACACAAACATGACTGAAAGACAAAGAGTTCATTAAATACATTCAAATATAACACACAAGTTCAGGAGAAAGATTTACAATTGTGTGGGTTTGTGTACATGTGCTTTTgtatgcgtgcgtgtgtgtgtgtgtgtgtgtgtgtgtgtgtgtgtgtgtgtgtgtgtgtgtgtgtgtgtgtgtgtgtgtgtgtgtgtgtgtgtgtgtgcgcgcgcgctcTACATACCCTGAAGCAGTTCTTAAACTTCTTGCTAACAAAGTAGAGGATTATGGGATTGATGCAGGAGTTGATGGTCGCCAGATTTATACTCAGGTAATCAAACACTAACAGGAAACTGATACACAGaaacaacaacacaaaagggttcaaattaataaacaaaaccccaaaattaaataataaaaaagaaactaTTCCTTATAAATAAATCAAGTGTACAATAAATGACAGACTTAGATTATTAttagatattattattattattagacttAGATATTATTATTGTAAATTGTGTGTCTTACTTTAGCAGGTCACAGCGACCGACGTCATTCTGGTAATAAACCATTTTCTTTAGGATGCGACTCAGATGAAGCGGAAACCAGCAGAGAGCAAAGATAAGAACGAGAGAGAAGACGGCTTTGGCCACCTCACGCCTctgatcaaacacacacagacagaaacacacacaggttAACCTCACCAAACATTTCAACTCTTTTTCAGATTTACAAGAaatcatttatcacaatttATACCTGTTTGATGTGTTCATTCAGAGAGAACTTCAGATCGCCCGTCCTGTTGCTCAACATCTCACAGGTCATGAGGGTGTAAAAGACGGCCGTACACACCAGAGGAACGCAGAAGTAAAAACCAAACAACCACCAGACCTTCACTTTACTGTACAACTACACACACAGGGGTCAGTCCTTATGTTAGTGCTGCAAATTATTGTCTAAACAACACAACATTTGATTCatacacaaaaaagacattgcattttaaggTGACTGTGATATCgaatacatttttggttatagACCCTTTATCAGTTTAAAAAACATTGTGACTTTTTTTGTGGGTGGAGGCAGAAAGAGTGCTGATGGTTTCACTAACTGGATAAGTTTTGTTAGTTTGTTCTATTATTACTTTACAATAAAGCTGTATTTCTTAactttagtaaatgcattagctaacataaagTAACAATAATTTTTCATCATTTTTcataatacaaaaatgtattattaaaagtattgtTAGTTTGTGTTAGCTAACTAGTGTTAAGAAATACCACTGTTCTAAAACAATGACTTACTATGTAATGTCACACACTGTTCAGGACCGCgaacattaaagggatacttcaaaTATCACATTTACCCCATGATCTACTTGCcttcaagcaatccgagatacataaTCTCCATTATATTTAATgcgaacacatttggagttattttagtataTATCCTTGCTCTTCCAAACTTTATAAGCAacgatcagggaacaacttcttactttaaagagacactttttttgaaaatatgctcattttccagccctcctagagttaaacatttgatttttaccccgttcagctgatctccaggtctggcgctagcacttttaggaTAGCTTAGCCCAATACACCGAATCCgactagaccattagcattgcgccaaaaagttatcaaagagtttcaatatttttcctatttaaaacttgactcttctgtagttactataagaccgacagaaaatgaaaagttatGATACtatgcagcgcctgaaaatagtctccttagtatctttcaatagcaggggactattttcaggcagtgcgtaatatcactacgcctgctgcagtcatgttacggcagcaaagttcttgattattacgccagaatgagagtatagtgcCTAGacatatctgtctagaaaatcacaacttttaattttccgtcggtcttatagaatattatatatattatatattatataatatcgaaactctttgggttttttttagcgtgatgctaacggtctaataggattcaatggattgtgctaagctatgctaaaaatgctagCGCCGgactcggagatcagctgaatggattacaaaacgGTAGAGATCGAATGTTTGACTCTGGGGAAGCTGGAGggtgagcatattttcaaaaaaagtgaagtttCCTTTTAAACCCCCCAAAAGTGCATCCATtgttcacagaagtaatccacacagctccaATGGTTTAATAAAGGTATTCTGCAGGTAATTGTGATTGTGTAAGATttaataataactagcttccagtaacAACGCCAACTTGGACTCATGCAATTCAATACGATTTTAAGCGTTGGTTGCTATAGGTAAATTGTGCAGTGAGTGACTCTCGTGAATCGCGTGAGTCCAACATGGCGTCgttactggaagctagttattacactttataaagtttaaaatatggatattttcttACAATATCGCATTGATTACCCACGAAAGAactttattaacccattggagccattacttctgtgaaggatgaatgcactttttttggGTTGTTGTTCCCTGTTTTcttataagcttggaaaagcaaagacatttattaaaataacttcaaatgtttttgtttgacagatgatggacatgtgtatctcggattgcttgagggtcaTTGATATTTGGCTTTAATGGATGGAAACAGATTGGACCCGTACACGTTCACTTAAAAGTCCACTGTGTCGATTTTCAGGGGATGTACACACCAAAGATTTTACGCTGGCGTATGTTTCCCATGGaagtgctgcatttttttaaaaagccagcagctggctGTGTTTTCTGTGCTGAAAGCCGTCGCTCTGCGTTTTTTCCGCACTCAACGTCAAGCGCCGagagttaaaaaatattcagctttgggtgaaaagctcagctcgtcgaTGTCGgctctcacacggccgtccaatcacagtggaggaggggcgggacaaatatcacaacaaccaaccggcgcatcgtaCAATTACTGAttaacaaagcagaagtattaCAGAaaccaaagtgctcagctgaagaaacCAGCGTTTTGGTGTGCACTCCCCCTAAGCGCCATCTAGaggtgagactgtgaattgcaaccaacagctcagtccacagctcacccctcccttatAAAACGCGTAGAGAAGCTGCCACAGGATAAACAACCCTTGTAAGGGGACCCGtggtgtatggagataaaaaatTCTcaatctaaggtaataaaaacaatacagttcattatgtaaggtcttatacatcactgataatatagttatgaagattatattgcatttctgacaagagatccttctaaaagttacacaatgcacctttaatgaatGGATGATGCCCTGCCATCTACACATATCATCTCTTAGAGAAACCAAGCATGTATAGTAAAGAAAAACTAAGAGTGCGTATAAATCATTAGATGTGCTGAATGGGCACATACATGATATGAAGAGTATTGATGTTTCTGTTAAGTCTGCTTGTTTTGCGATAAGATATCAAATTGGAGCCTGTACTAACAACATGTTAACTGCTTTCTTGTCTAGCCGACTCTATACTGATTTGTATTAGCCGCCTCCAGTTTTCCTTTTGTATTGCCTCCAGCTAGCGCAGTGACGAAGGGTCTGCTCCTTTAAACAATAATCAGTAttgttcacataaaatcccttTAGGTTAGAGGAACAGAACGATTCATATGACATACAGTTCGTGTTTTGTGAATTGTCTGTGTATTTATGTAGGTCATGCTGTTGGGGTAAACTGTTGCTTTTCTGTTCTTGTGCGTCTGCCATTGTGAGTCTGTTCTTGTGTTGCGTGTCTGTGTTCTTACGGTCATAAATGGAGTCTCTGGTTTCAGCATGCAGGTTCGCATGGTGACGTTGTTGTAGTCAAAAGTGACCATTTTAAAGCCGATAGCCTCAGGAACCGCCAGGACTGTAGCCAACACCCAGATGCACACAATCTCTACTGCGGTGGACGCTGGGATACCAACACCCTGCACTCGACTCCAAGACGCCACAGCACGGTACCTGCGCTCGCAAACAAACACATACGGTTAGCAAACATCCTAACCTTAAAGTCCGATATTAAAAGCagggtgcgtgatttttgaaaaacactttggaaaagggagtcgggccgagtaccaaaacacacttgtagccaatcagcattaaGGAGCGTGTTtactaactgacatcgttgcctgggttgcgtatgttgggtgtttgtttaggtgatttcatacatcaacattggctttcagagattatGCAACCCgcctttaaatgtgtttgtgacaccacagaaaaatgtgatattaaaggggccatggcaagAAAACctgactttttacatgtttaagtgCCATGATGTTTAAgtgcccagtgcttctatcaacccagaaaatgtgaaaaagattaactcagtaacttagttttggtaaaccattctctacaagcacgtgaaaaattaggtcattgaaatttggctctccttgtgatgtcataaagagctcttattataataatatcgccccttaatctgcactatccaaccacagcacaattgagttttaattgcaacaaaccaccattatggtgatcagtgtttgaatttcatcagctcatttgcattttaaaggacacaccctaaacggcacatttttgctcacacctacaaagtgagaattttaacatgatataataaattatctatatggtattttgagctaaaactttacatgtgTACCCTAgggaaaccaaagatttattttacatcttaaaaaattattgtgacatgtcccctttacCTACCTAGacaaattttaataatttaaaaaacacaaaataaataagataagttatcaaaatcttggaaaaacaggCAGGATTCTCTGCTTTTAAACGCTGAGGGCGTGTCCGCTGTCTGCGCTAAAACCACACCCACTCGTGGGAAACCTCCCCATCCCTCTtaattttcaaatataattgcAACCTGTATGGATGCtcatgattgtgttaggggcggggccatgctcggTGGCTCCAGTGCGCTATCGAGCCTCCATTTTAaccccgcccaaataatcctgaagaATTGTGGAAAACTGTTTAACGGTGTAACTTCACAATTCAGTACTGcatagttcacagtctttgtaacgtgttttagcatttctaacatttataaaacaattctctgaaatgaATTTACATGGACTTTAACTGAtcttaaattatttatattgacTAGCCGCTGCTACGGACGcttatgctgcgtacacaccaaacgcgaagcatcGCATACCTCGCtttagattactcgtgggatttaaccTCATGTCATGTACATTTTTTCCTTCAGTTGAATATTTGCTGAAAAGCCGTGTTTGATGCAAATAGTGCATGTTTTCACGGCAAATATTCAACTGAAGGAAAAATTtacatgacacgaagttaaatcccgcgagtaatctaaagCGAGATATACGAgacttcgcgtttggtgtgtacccagcatgaCCATCGCCCAATTCGCATCATTTACATCGTCCTACGCGAGTTCACGTCTAATCGCGTATATTCGCAtcattgcattgactttgtatgtaatctaatcTACTTGagcaaatcattgaattcgcATTTAGTGTGAACGCCCCATCAGGCTTCATAGACATTATTGGAAACGCTTGCTTTCTCTCAAACATGTCAGAAGAATTGTgagatttatttaaatttttataagTGAATTACACAGATCTTACTTTGTCGCTGGCTGGTACCCACTATTCattattaaacaaactaaatgatgttgtgtgtatgtgcatgtgtgttacCTGTCCACACTGAGAGCACACAGATTCAGTACTGTTATTCCAACAGAAGCTTTCTGTAAAAATGGGATCAGTTTGCAGAGAAAGAGACCAAAGACACTGTCATCAAACGGCCATCGCATTGCCAAAAGCtgcaacacaaacaaacacacatttcactCATTCATAAAAggataaaaaaacaatacatatgtTTGAGAAACATTGTCACATGTCTATGCAACATAATTATGTTTatgcgtacacacacacacatacacacacacacgcacgcgcgcgcAAGTTTTAGGTTCATGCTATAACTGAGACAGTGTTGAAGCACTTTTATCTTTAGGTGCatgcgtgcgcgtgtgtgtgtatacgTGTTGAGTGCTACATTGATAATTGTCCCAAAATAAGTTTGTGTGACTGACCTAACACAGATAGCCTACACAGAATCTAGTGTTCTGATTGGTTCTCGTGCCTGTgcatgtgtttattaccttatacACATTGATAGGTTTTTCAATGAGGATGTATATGAGATCTCCCAGCGCAAGACTGGCGATCAGAGCGTTTGGGCCGTTTCTCATGGTCTTGTTCAGGTAGATGATTCTTAACAGCGTTGCGTTTCCCACCATCCCAACCACAAAGAGGACACAGGACAGCACCGTGTTGacatatttaaataaaccatCAATGTGGGTCCTCCTCAGACAAGCCGGGGGCAAAGACGGCCGTCGTGCCAGCGTCGACCTGTTGCTAGAAAGATGAGCAATTTGATAGACAGCTCTGGGGTCAGAGGTCACGCCATCTGACCCTGCAGTCACCAAGGGGTACACTAGAAAGTCAGGGATGGCCGCTGTGTCTTCAGAGAGCGGAAAGTCTTTGGTGGAGTTTGATTGAGAGTTCGCGCCACCAATCAGCACACAGGATACAGCGGTCATTAACAGCGTGACCTGATGGATTTTGTAGGGCAACATTGTAGATCAAAGAGTCAAAGTGTCAATCGTTTCCCTGTGTGCTTTTCTGGAGAACTGAATAAAAGGAAACGTTTGAAACAATTAAAGGAATGTTTTAGGTTAAATCCTCGATTTAAAGGTTAAAGTCAAACAGCTGTGATGTGCTGTCGAATTTATCACATGCTTTAGATGTTcataaataataacacagtttaTTATACAGAAGAATGAATGTAAGtgaattacactgcaaaaaaatactttcttactttgtatttttctcttgttttcattataaatataattttttaaaagcatgatgcaaaatgacctaagaaaataggtctagtttttaattctaatttaagtgaatttgtgcttaaaataaaaaaaaactgccaatgggaaaagaaaatatttcttgacattttcttgaattaaagtcgccatgaaacggaagtagcgattgccttattttccccgtgatgacgtatatccgaatgaaacggcttttgagatgaaataaggcagggctggatttgaatttgtccatcgagatctgattggatcgtttgaagttgggtcgtgttgctaattgctaatctctgcgatcttctcccggacccctgccatacttttgaccggaagtgaagagagatcgttttgaggagggaaggagatttgcatttttgattaaagattatgagcacacacgaatttttaaaaaaataatgaagctgacagataagtcatttgttaataataccacaatattaaaaaaatatatatatatatagtttttcatttcaatttcattgcgactttaagcatttaagaaaaaaagtaaaaaaaatcttacccCATTgatagattttttatttattattattacattcaaaaaaatgattcaagcccttcttagaaatgacacattaaaattgtgttcaattaatttaaaatacctcattaagaccaataagtatatatatttaattagtctaacacaaaatgaatatgtactataatttattgattgttaacacaattagtttgagtttgggttctggaaaaataatttcccagcatgctttgcatgcaactgcttttggagagtaatttttaagtgtaaaagcagtgttattttatgcatttttaggtaaagagaaagacttaatagtgtttaatgtccatttatcttattgatttagaaacgtttgtgttatattttttcaaattgtttggttaccatcgtgcagaagagtggcgcttgtggttaggttgtggGATGTGACGTATATTTTCAATGAGCCCTAACTGTATTAATGGCTGtttggagatcagtctcttcacacatgctcatccaaagtatcatatcttattattattagcatgctaacatgtgcttatgctaattagtatgacataaaaacgttttatatataataagagaattgagttattcagactacactacattGAGTTATTCAAACTACGCTAAAtcgagttattcagactacactaaattgagttgaggcaactaattgagtattgctgtttactttaaattgagttggactaactcaatatatttttattgtgtaaagcagttttttatgagttaggggtACACATTCACATTGGATGGAAGtcctgcccacaattttattgagttcatccaattaaacatttttaatggagtattattattgcttttttaaacacaaatttccttaaatttgattttgtttttaatctaaactcattttcttaggtcattttgctcatcaagaaaatgcatcttgatttaagaat
Protein-coding regions in this window:
- the ednrab gene encoding endothelin receptor type Ab; protein product: MLPYKIHQVTLLMTAVSCVLIGGANSQSNSTKDFPLSEDTAAIPDFLVYPLVTAGSDGVTSDPRAVYQIAHLSSNRSTLARRPSLPPACLRRTHIDGLFKYVNTVLSCVLFVVGMVGNATLLRIIYLNKTMRNGPNALIASLALGDLIYILIEKPINVYKLLAMRWPFDDSVFGLFLCKLIPFLQKASVGITVLNLCALSVDRYRAVASWSRVQGVGIPASTAVEIVCIWVLATVLAVPEAIGFKMVTFDYNNVTMRTCMLKPETPFMTLYSKVKVWWLFGFYFCVPLVCTAVFYTLMTCEMLSNRTGDLKFSLNEHIKQRREVAKAVFSLVLIFALCWFPLHLSRILKKMVYYQNDVGRCDLLNFLLVFDYLSINLATINSCINPIILYFVSKKFKNCFRSCLCCCCYPGSLLSTVVPLNGTSFQYKNPDQHNGLSDRTALRKDSYN